A part of Marinobacter psychrophilus genomic DNA contains:
- a CDS encoding LSm family protein: MKRLLLWLLILTVLAWAGYKGSVWWLADQRMNEARQALNHYGVLERGAIHSGVRGRLLLKDSQWQDFRLTQPLTVPVAELTARSPVSLVTLLHAPAADESYTLKLEGLSLALEATMFRNWVTAQGANSDGKAALFALSCARDPRQSLSSGDLMRMGIGEMTGEALLRQNEEGFYAELITDELGSVELNWPTAWVDWRAPKEALARGSLDITLRDGGVMRRVAAWCAREAGLTTEQWAGRSVAQLRLGLLARGWLASSQLLALYRQWLLEGGELQTTLRLAEPALGLPIYTEETSASSRLGAVVYYNDASVPDVFLLSDSSPSATPQQPVFTAQQSQTVFAEGWLVQPVAAAEQWLGQKVRITLRNNNRVAGRLVRVTDDEIEVARLVAGGEVAYPMQRVAVAGFEVWRRNRLLNSNDND; this comes from the coding sequence ATGAAACGCCTGTTGTTATGGCTGCTGATTTTAACCGTTTTGGCCTGGGCCGGTTACAAGGGCAGCGTCTGGTGGCTTGCGGATCAGCGTATGAATGAGGCGCGGCAGGCCTTGAACCATTATGGCGTGCTCGAACGCGGCGCAATTCATTCAGGCGTGCGCGGTCGACTATTGCTAAAAGACAGCCAGTGGCAAGACTTTCGTCTGACCCAGCCTCTGACTGTGCCCGTTGCAGAGTTAACCGCTCGCTCACCGGTATCATTGGTCACTCTGTTGCATGCCCCGGCTGCAGATGAGTCGTATACGCTGAAGCTGGAAGGCCTCAGCCTGGCGCTAGAGGCGACCATGTTCCGCAATTGGGTAACGGCTCAAGGCGCGAACAGTGACGGCAAAGCGGCGCTTTTCGCCCTGTCTTGCGCGCGAGACCCACGCCAAAGCCTGAGTAGTGGTGACTTGATGCGCATGGGCATTGGCGAAATGACCGGCGAGGCGCTGTTGCGTCAAAATGAAGAGGGCTTTTACGCTGAACTGATCACCGATGAGCTCGGCAGTGTTGAATTGAACTGGCCCACCGCGTGGGTAGACTGGCGCGCGCCCAAAGAGGCGCTTGCTCGTGGTTCGCTGGACATCACCCTGCGCGACGGCGGTGTTATGCGACGCGTGGCTGCTTGGTGCGCTCGCGAGGCTGGCCTTACAACCGAACAATGGGCCGGTCGTTCGGTGGCCCAGTTACGTCTGGGGCTGCTGGCACGAGGCTGGCTAGCCAGTTCGCAGTTGCTGGCACTGTACCGCCAATGGTTGCTCGAGGGCGGTGAATTGCAAACCACACTGAGGTTAGCCGAACCCGCTCTGGGGTTGCCCATTTACACGGAAGAAACCAGCGCATCCAGCCGCCTTGGTGCGGTGGTATATTATAACGATGCGAGCGTGCCAGATGTGTTTCTGTTAAGCGACAGCAGCCCTTCGGCAACGCCACAACAACCGGTGTTTACGGCGCAACAGTCGCAAACTGTATTCGCCGAGGGCTGGTTAGTGCAGCCTGTCGCGGCAGCGGAGCAATGGCTTGGACAAAAAGTCAGGATTACACTGCGCAACAACAATCGTGTGGCGGGTCGACTGGTGCGCGTAACTGACGATGAAATTGAGGTAGCTCGTCTGGTGGCCGGCGGCGAAGTGGCTTACCCTATGCAGCGTGTGGCGGTTGCCGGGTTCGAGGTATGGCGGCGTAACCGCCTGCTGAATTCAAACGATAATGATTGA
- the argE gene encoding acetylornithine deacetylase — MAQLTSIPSSAANGVVMPPSILEMLTALIAAPSISSSSAKWDSSNRGVIDLLAQWLRPMGFAVEILPVPNMPGKFNLIATLGSGSGGLVLAGHTDTVPFDEKRWHSDPFILTELGNRWYGLGTCDMKGFFALAIDAAREFVGQPLQQPLIIVATADEESSMNGARALAEAGKPKARYAVIGEPTSLRPIRMHKGIMMERLVFEGQAGHSSNPELGRNALEGMHQAMGELLALRSQWQQQYRNPNFDVQVPTLNLGCIHGGDNPNRICGRCELHFDLRPLPGMDMDALRQAILQKVAPVASERGLKLKFEPLFDGVPPFETAADAALVTACEKLTGHTAGSVGFATEAPWMQRLGLETLVMGPGSIDQAHQPDEFLAQSQVIPTVNILRQLVRQFCL; from the coding sequence ATGGCTCAGTTAACCTCAATCCCGAGCAGCGCTGCGAACGGTGTAGTGATGCCGCCATCTATTCTGGAGATGTTGACTGCGTTGATTGCAGCACCATCGATTTCCAGCTCCTCGGCGAAGTGGGATTCCAGTAATCGTGGTGTGATTGATTTGCTGGCGCAGTGGCTAAGGCCCATGGGTTTCGCTGTGGAAATTCTGCCGGTGCCGAACATGCCCGGCAAGTTCAATCTGATTGCCACCCTGGGCAGCGGTTCCGGCGGCCTGGTGCTGGCAGGGCACACCGACACAGTCCCGTTTGACGAAAAACGTTGGCACAGCGATCCGTTTATACTAACCGAACTGGGTAACCGCTGGTATGGCCTTGGCACTTGCGATATGAAAGGGTTTTTTGCCCTTGCCATTGATGCAGCCAGGGAGTTTGTAGGTCAGCCATTGCAGCAACCGCTGATCATTGTTGCTACCGCCGACGAGGAGAGCTCGATGAACGGCGCTCGCGCGCTGGCGGAGGCGGGTAAGCCGAAGGCTCGCTATGCGGTGATTGGAGAGCCCACCAGCTTGCGCCCGATTCGTATGCACAAAGGCATCATGATGGAACGCTTGGTGTTCGAGGGGCAGGCAGGGCACTCATCTAATCCCGAGCTGGGCCGCAACGCGCTGGAAGGCATGCACCAGGCGATGGGCGAGCTGCTGGCCTTGCGCTCCCAGTGGCAGCAGCAGTATCGCAATCCGAATTTTGACGTCCAGGTGCCAACCTTGAACCTTGGCTGCATACACGGTGGTGACAACCCCAATCGCATATGCGGTCGATGTGAGTTGCATTTTGACTTACGCCCGCTACCCGGTATGGATATGGACGCCCTGCGCCAGGCCATTCTGCAGAAGGTAGCGCCCGTGGCCAGTGAACGCGGCCTGAAGCTCAAGTTTGAACCACTATTTGACGGCGTGCCGCCGTTTGAAACAGCAGCGGATGCCGCTCTGGTTACGGCCTGCGAAAAACTCACTGGCCACACCGCAGGGTCGGTCGGCTTCGCCACAGAGGCGCCGTGGATGCAGCGCTTGGGTTTGGAAACTCTGGTTATGGGCCCCGGCTCTATTGATCAGGCTCACCAGCCCGACGAGTTTCTGGCGCAATCACAGGTTATACCGACCGTTAACATACTGCGTCAGCTTGTGAGGCAGTTTTGTTTGTAA